In the genome of Eublepharis macularius isolate TG4126 chromosome 10, MPM_Emac_v1.0, whole genome shotgun sequence, the window CCAATATAACACCCTATTGTTCCTGGATCATAATATTCTCTAGCTAAAGAGGCTATTCTGTGTTTCAGATAGTATATATACTCTTTATCATATGACTTTTGAATGCAGTTATTTTTTCTGAGACtagaaatcttttaatttttcctttgctccaaaatatagatTGTATGGAGCCATTACCTCTTTTAGTAGAAGATAATAGTAGACCCGTCACTCTTTCAGTTATGAAATTTGATGTGCTTGCAATTGATTTTCGCAGCCATTTAAATGTGGTCAAGTTTTTACATTTTAGGAATCTACTTAAAACTAATAAGAAGCcacatttggtgtgtgtgtgtgtgtgtgtgttgcttttcaCTCTGAACTTCTCTCTTTACAGAAGGAAGGCCGTCTCTTCCAAAGCCATGATGGTCACTTGgccaatgtcatttcctgatgCTTAAGGCCCGTTATGGTCATTAAAAGATTCTGCTACCCTTTTTGTCATTGTCTTGAAGCCAACTCTGCAGAGCAGATTGAATCACAACCCAGTTCTGAATCTGTAAACACTTGCAATAGCTTGTGTCTTCTGAATCTGAGCTCAGTGGGGATTAGCATCTTGCTGAGCTCTGGTGTGGGGGTGTCTTCAGTGGCTCACCCTATAGAATacttgatatcagatttatgttaAAAATATATAGCTTGGAAAGAAGCTGCCAGTGTCGGCTGCAGCATTAGAATGAGAATCTAAAAACAGGATCACAGATaggacactgagggccaaactacaagtgacgcctgactctagttgaacacttgtcagcttccctcaagttttgatgggaaatgtagacagcttggcagaatgttgaacaagtgacagttgaaaagtccattggacagcagtcggagagccaagctgcaagaccaggacacctacatttcccatcagaacttgagggacgcggacaagtgtccaactagtgtcaggcgtcacttgtagtttggccctcaggcttCTAACACTGACAGAGATGCAGCTTTGATAACTGGGTGGTATGAGAGTTCTTCCCAGGACTTCCTGTTCTTCCTCCCAATCACTCTTTTCACCTGGAATGTAGTCACTCTACGCATGTTTCATGGCATTCATGCGGTCTTTCTACCCAGCTCTTTGTCCATTTCCCTGTAGCATCCTCCCCACAGCTTCATCTATCATGTAAATAGGTTTATTTCCTGATCAGCACGAATGTTGCCATTGTTGCTGCCGATGACATTCGTTTCAAGTTGTCACTAAATTCTTATTATACGTTTATATAGCACTGATGCCATTTTGCCCACAATCTGCAAAGGAAGAGAACTGGAGCTGAAAGTCTGTGGCAAAAATGTAAGCTCATAAAGCCTGAGCTGTAAGTGAATATATCTGTAGAATGCCTTTACTACTTACATGGCAAGCAAGGGAAGACTAAACTTATACTTCCTTTTTGAGCCAAGTGATTTTGTAAGTTTGAAGTTTTGAAGGCCACAGTGGGATGCAGCAGGAACTGGGAGACAAGTGAGCTCAAAGGAAATTCTGTTTCAGGTGCACAGTTGCACACCTGGGAATATGGACTGTGCCGATTCTATAAAAGGCAAGAAACATGTGACATTGTTTTCTATAGAATAAAATTCCTCCACCACCATGTATGGTGTGATTGCTAGTTGGCCTGTATTTCCTGGGCCAAAAATAATTTTGTCTTGACTGATTGCCAGAAGGACAGGGTCCAAAGGCACAAAGAATTCCAGTCAAGCTATCTTTGCTGCTAGTACATTATGTAAGTGGTTATAAGCTTAGCCTGCACGTGCACATTGAGATGTCAGGTGGCATCGGTTGCTGTATTTGTAGTGGAGGGTGCATGTGCATTCTTTGAATGTTGTGAATGCATTCATAATGGACCTCCATAGAGAGATCGGCTCCTTATTGAGAGGCACGTGGAGGAGGCTGGTGGCATCTTGCAGAGTATATTCAATGAGCATGCATGTCTGTGTTTGTCTCTCACCTACCATGTAGAAAGGCAGGCCAGTCCAGAGCAAATTCTCAGCCTTTTCCCCATTGTTGAGTGAGTCAATGTCGGCTGTCTCATCTCAGGAGGCTTCTCAGCCAGCATGACACTCCCTAGGATACTGGATTGCCTTTTTAATTACACCCAGGTGGATGACCAGTTCTGTAACTATGTTTTTCATGCATATTACTCTACAGGGATAATCCTTAGTAGAAGTCTTAGAATGTTATAGTGGAACTCAGGGCATTTCTAGAGTATTTTTGGATTATGTTTATTATATTGTATGGTTTTAGTACTTTTTAAAGCCATATTTCTGTTTTTCAAACAGCATATGCTTTATAGGCATTTAGTACTGCCGTTCTATTTTTCACATGTGAAAGCAGGAGAAAGGATGAAAAGCATTTCAGATAGCATATGTGAAGTCATTCAGAGTTCTGACCTCAATAatccaggcaagcccgatctcatcaggaATAAATAACAGGAATTATTTATTTAGCGTTCATTGGAAGTGAGTAACAAAGCTTCTCAACTTAAATAGCTTCTTATTCAAATAATATGTTTTTATGGCTCTAACAattcttccatccaattactaaccaaccaaggtcaaccctgcatAGCAGTTGTATTGTTAGTTGCCTGAGAAAATACATAATGGCAAAAAGATCAAAAAGACTTTGCTTATAGTACAatcctattgctttcaatgggcttagactggagtaactctgtttaggattgcattcttaGTGCACATATGGATTTGGGAATTCCTTGCAATAATTCCATGCCCCCTGTCAgtcaggtccctcaagccctccacagttaacacgcaggtgttccagttgaagtagctttattgagatccatacagtacaggtgttcacctgaaggtgcagaaattggcagaagtgacaattcaaacaaaagtctggctattataggaaaacttcccgccctcctgggtccgttgacattctggtgcgaaaccctaaagaggttgcatgggaacaaagtagttagactacatgaagtacaaagaaaatagcccagtctctgggaaagttacaatgtttgctgctagcagctatcttcaaggacacttactggaaaaagtgaaagtacatattttcaacagataatggaggggcccactggttctcctgcaattaatatcagatgATCACACAGAGTTATAGCACATAAGTCTggcaaacagtacaaaacagTATTGACCATTATaagatgcagaatacaatcatggcaggtatggtGGCCTACATGACACCCCCCattgcaataaacaatgcagaaagagTATCACTAAGGTAGAAGACAATTTGCCGAAAGCTAGGTGTCTATTCTATTCCCCTATAAAAGTGCCCTTCTGAACTGTTCAAAATGACCCTCAAATGGATTAAACTGAACAACTAAGTTTGGAAATTTTTGCACataaaagaaggaaaaatagAGTTAAGCATCCAAGAATTCCAAAGTTCCTGTACTGGGGAAGTATGAAAAATAGAAACATTACCTAAGCGGAGAGAAAAAGTAGACGTGTGTACAAATGTTGAAATATAGTCTGAGACAAGGGGAATGTTGGGTGGCCACTGCTGGATTGGACAGTTGGTGTTTTCTCCCACTTTCTGGGGATGTGGAACCCTgacatgtttgtgtgtgtttaaaatcaGGCATTTTTCTTGTCTAAAACCAATTATCATGGTTTGTTTGGTCACAATATGCTTCAGTAAGGCAAATCAGTACTGCAAGTGGGGGCGTAAACCCATTTTGCCCAGCTTGGATGCTGAATTTCCCTTTCATCCCCTGAAGAAACAATAAGAATTCAAATTCACATTGGATTCACATTCACATTGCCCAGCCCTGTGTCCTTAAATGGTTCCTATTCAGCCCTCTCTTCACATAGAAGCGGCTAAACATTTTTTGTGGGTTGCCATCTTTTGTAACTTCTGTGCTTAGCTTTGCTTGCTTGTGACCGCTGGAGCGGTGtgctttccccctctctctgcagGCACCTGCTTTTCTGCTCGTGGCTTCCAAATTGCTTTTGTACGGCTTTGGGACGTGAGAACTGGCGAGGGCGCAGCACCGACCCTCCTCTTCTCGCATCCACCAGTAGCAAAACGCTGGACTTGGCCCAGGCGGGGAAAGGAGAGCCGCGTCAGAAGTTGGCCCCGGGTGAAGCGCTGGGCAAGCGAGGGTTACACGGAGGCATGTGGAGGAGGGAACCTCTCGCTTCTCCATCCCCGCCAGTTTCCAGCAGCGgcaactgcctccctccctcctcgtaCCGGGCAGCGAGTGGAGAACCGGCCCAGCTGAGAGGCGCGAAGCAGGGAGAGGCGAGAGGGGACGCAAAAGCAACAGCGCCGCGTGAGGGACAAGCACGGAGCccgctcgccccccccccccggcctcggACTTCGCGGCTCTGTGCGTGGCGGCCGAGGGGCTGGCTGGGCAGCGAAAGGGCCCTTTGAGTCGCGAGTGGCGCAGCTCCATAAGCCCCGGCTGAGGGGAGCGCAGCGCCGCCGCCCCCGTCCCATCCCGCCCTTCGCGCCCCCTCGGCCCTCAGCGGCCGGGCGTCgaggctgggaggcagagggCGCCACCGGGCGGCGGCGAGGCTGGGGGGCCGTGGCAGAGGCAGAGCTGGCCGGCGAGCGGGAGGAGTGGCGGGCAGCCGCGCCAGGGCGCCTCGAGGTGAGCCCCCGGTAGCGGCGGGCCCGGCAGGGATGGCGGCGGGGAGCATCGCCACTCTTCCCGCCTTGCCCGACGACGGCGGGGGCGGCAGCGGCGCCTTCCCGCCCGGACACTTCAAGGACCCCAAGCGGCTGTACTGCAAGAACGGGGGCTTCTTCTTGAGGATCAACCCCGACGGCCGAGTGGACGGCGTGCGGGAGAACAGCGACCCGCACAGTGAGtgccagcccccccgccccctccgccCCCTTCCCAAGTGGCAGGCAGGGGAACGGCCTGCTTGCCTCGCCGCCCGGTCTGCCCTCCGCCAGCGTCGGttaagacgccccccccccccccccagaccgcAGGTGGTTTTCTTTGGTTttcattttaggtgggtagccgtattggtctgcactggaagagcaggatttgagtccagtggcactttagaggttaacaagattttcagggtatctgaagaagggagctgtgactctcgaaagcttacaccctgggcatcttgttggtctctaaagcgccactggactcaaatcctgctgttctttggTTATTATGAGCCGTTAAAAATAAGTATGGTAAATATTCTTAAAATCCCCTCTTCTGTTTTGGGGCTGTTGAAACCTAGATTTTGACCCATGTGAACCTTGGCTCTTTTTGCTGAAATCTCTATAGGAGCTCTGTCTCCACTAATTTCCCCCACAGGTCACAATTTCTACAGCCCCTTCTTCTTTCACCCttttctctaccctgctgccccATTCATCCCATTAAACTGCCTCCTTCAGTAAGTGCCCATACTAGATACTGTAGCCTACCTCCCTAGCCCTCATTTTCTACCTCTTTGCCTGCCTCAGTTAAATGCCCATGCTTCCCTTCCTAAATGTAGTCACTTCATCCTGAATCATTTCTCAGAAATCTTTCCTGGATTGTATGTTTTAACTTGTTCCAACTTTGGCTGTGTGTGTGCCTCTTAAACACTGTAAAGTCTGATATCTTGAGTTCAGTTCTACTCTTTTCTGCATATGCTTTCTCTCTGGAATCTGGCATTCTGCTAGCCATCCTGCACAGACCCTCATTCTGAACTCCTTGCCTCCTCCTCAAGGAATCAATTGTCCCAAATTCTGAGCCCAAATTTAATGTGCATTGTGCTCATTACTTCCCTTGCAACCATTTCTCTAGAATGTACATGCCCCATGCCTTGTCATTTACTGCCTTCATTTTTTGCTCCCTTCTCATTATCCAGCTATGCCCCATTGTGTGCATCATCTCCTTTACATCCACTAACTCCAAGTGTGCCCCTTCGCATGTGTCGCGTCATCCAGCATCCACTTTCCTTAGCTTTGCTTCTCCTTGCCAGAGAGAATAATTAT includes:
- the FGF2 gene encoding fibroblast growth factor 2, translating into MAAPAEGSAAPPPPSHPALRAPSALSGRASRLGGRGRHRAAARLGGRGRGRAGRRAGGVAGSRARAPRGEPPVAAGPAGMAAGSIATLPALPDDGGGGSGAFPPGHFKDPKRLYCKNGGFFLRINPDGRVDGVRENSDPHIKLLLQAEERGVVSIKGVCANRFLAMNEDGRLLALKYVTDECFFFERLESNNYNTYRSRKYRDWYVALKRTGQYKPGPKTGRGQKAILFLPMSAKC